The window ccctaaccctaaccctaaccctaaccctaaccctaaccctaaccctaaccctaaccctaaccctaaccctaaccctaaccctaaccctaaccctaaccctaaccctaaccctaaccctaaccctaaccctaaccctaaccctaaccctaaccctaaccctaaccctaaccctaaccctaaccctaaccctaaccctaaccctaaccctaaccctaacccgtacccgtacccgtacccgtacccgtacccgtacccgtacccgtacccgtacccgtaccataacacacgcacacaacaacctttaataggCGACGCACACTAAAGGATAACAGCAACACAACCACAACCACAGCCATAACCATAATCATCACCATTACAGTCCTACACCACACACTTCTGCACatagcgcagcagcaacacaaaCAACTAACAATACACACAAATACGGCAGCAGgctaaacacacacaacacgcagGCCAGCTAGCGCAGTCGCGCGGCGGGCGTCCTTTTTAAGCACACGCCGCATTACAGAGGCAAGACGCTCAAGCACACCCAAGTCGACGCTAACCAGACCACAGGCGCACGCAATGTATCTCTTTCCTGCGCCTGTATCTCGCACACGTGTCCTCTGAGAGTTTTCGTCGGGAGCCCCATAAAGGCGCCCGCAGGCTCGCCAAAAAAGGCGGCTGAGCAAATGGGCAAAACAGAGCAGGGCACAATAGATGAGCGCATGGAAAGAGTCAGGCGCTTTGCGCCACGTAAATGGATGCCGTGGGTTGCGTGCATTGGCGCTTCCCGTCGGGCGTGGCGGGGGTTGCTTTTGCTTCCTGTCACCGGGTTTTTTTTCGCCGTGCGTTGGCAACGCGAAACGCATCCGCACACATCCCGAGCACCTGCCTGGCACCCAATTTGCGAAGGATTGAAGAACAGGAGTGTTGAGAGGCGGCGTGTTGAGCGAGAGGTCTGGAGAATGCATTACGGTAGTGGGCACCCCAGCGATCCCCAGATGAAATCCTCCCCCAATCAGTGCGACGACGCGGCTCCGTCACGATAGCGCTTGCAATCGATGGCGAAGGGTTATGCTGAAGGATGAAGCAATCCTGGAACAAGCCGCCGCTGGTGATTTCCTGTTGGGGTGCAATCTCTGGGAAACGCCGCTGAGCAGGCCAAAGGTAGCCCGACAGCCGATGCTCGCTGGGGTGCACTAGGATTGCCGCAGGGGCCTTCGCGGTAAGCACATATTTTGCCACACACTGAAGCGCACTGGTTCGCTTCGCCAAAGGCTGTGTGCTCGGAATTGTTTGCTGGGCGTGGCGCCGATCTTTGTAATAAGGTGCCCCGCCTGCTGTGCGAAGGCCCACCCCAACCCCCTGACCTGGGGTCCTTTGCTGGGTAAGTAGCTTCGCGATAGTTGTGGCAAGCCGCCCCACGAGCAAAGGGGACTTCTGGCGTGGGTCCCAGCCCTTCCCGCCTGGCCACGCGAAAACCGCAGGCAGTTGCCACACGGGGGGCTCTTACGGTGAGTGCTGCgatgccagcgccgcggcggtgacgctcTCGAGGCTACTGCTGTCCTGGCCTTGCTGCGGAAGACTCTCCATTCCCATGGCGGAGTTTAGAGCGGCAGGAAATCCCGACGCTCTGGCGAGGAGCAAAATCGCGCGCGGGGAAAATACTACGGCGCATTGAGAATGCACATAGCTTACTTTGTGAAACACGGAGATGCGCCCGGGAGAGATCTCTTAATgccccgctgctgtgcgccaAAGGCGCTGAGCCACACTGTTTTTTCCTACCGATAGATGCCGCACGTCTGCACTTCTCGTGGCAACTTGTTTCTGAGTATGTctttgcccctcccccttcctaCGCCATCATTCTGTAGCGGGGAATCTTCCCTCGTTCGTGTGTACAGTGTTTCCTCCGTGCAATTTTGCGGTGACTGATTGCACTTGGCTGGCATCACTTTCGTCTAAACGTGCGatgtcgctgcagcgggcACGCCCATGCTTCTTTCAGAAGGATCCTTGTACGCATTTCACTGCGTAGAATAAGGGTGTAGAATGAGCACAAGCATGTGCTGCGAATCACTCGGTGCCTCTTGTGGTACATTTGTCGGCTTCTGCAAATGCGCATTTCAGCCGCTTGCGTACTCTAGTTGTGTGCCATAGCCCTTCGCTCCTTCTCGGCTTTTTGTTTCCCCCTCTATACATACGCGAAAGCTGCTTTTAGCGCCCGCAGCGATAGCTCATGGATACTCCCTTCATTGTTGTTGACACGCGGACAGGTTTTCACGTAGCATCGAGGAACCTGCAATCCCTGAGCGCAGACGTAAGGAGCAAAAGTCCCTTGGCTGTGTTGTGCAACACCATCTTTCTTCAATGGGCGTGTATTGACGAGAATACTGTCGGTATTGTGTCCAAGAGTAGTTCGTCCGCCTTTACTGTTGAGACGCCcttgagcagcagcacacatgGTGATGTTCAATACTTTCACTTCAAGGACGGTTTTTTGTGTGTAGTTTTCGCGAAAAGGCGGCACGAACTCTATGAGCGCTTTGCGGAGTGCATCGTGGGGGAAGCCGTGTGCAGCCGCACAAGTAGACtgtgggcagcagcgcacatcCAGGGGTGTGCCGAGTCAGTTTTCAAAGACAGCATCCGCGCTTTGTTTCGAGGCGCGGGAGTCAAAGACTATGCAATGGTCACGCAGGGACCGTCTGGCTGCGTGACTCTCGGAGATGGTTTCTTGAGCAGGCGGTGCGACATTCTCAAGAACCTTGTGCGCCGCACGTTCTCTTCTGGCGTGCACGTTGCCGGCAATCTGGTGTACTCTGTGAATATCGGTTGTGGGGCAGTTTATGCCGTAGCAGCATGGGGTGTATCTGTCGACTGTTTAGACGTTTTCGGGGATGAGATTCTCTGCTCGTGGGCATTATCATTAGGTAGTGTGGCTGCGCATTAGCGCTGTgaaaaacacaaaaaaaaaaataagaCTGTGATGGATCACAGCGCATATCTGATTTGCACATGAGGCCTTTCGACTCATTTTTTTGGGTGGGTATCGCGTTTGAGTCCACTTTTTTGTGTCTCCATGCTACCATCCTACGAATAAGCATGAGGCGGCGGATGTGTTCCTGCTTTCTTTTGTTCTTTATCTCACGCTCTCTTTAATTTACGCTCTGCACcatcttttcctttttttcagCGATTGTAATATATCTGCAGGCGAAAGGATGGACGTCCCAAGCGAAGATTACGATGTAAGCATTATGATAAAGGCGATTCACGAGGTCCAAGATGTTTTGACCTCTCGGCAGTTTGCCACTTTTTCTGAAGTAGACACGGAGATTGGCAAGACCCTAAAACGATACGAGGCGTTCGGTGACGGTTTCGAAAGATTTCACGTCAACTTGACCAAAGATGCGCTGCAGTCCAACGATTTGCAGAAGAGCCTTAAGGATATGGATAAGCGGTGTCAGGATCGTCTGAGAGACTGCGCGTCTAGCCAGAAGGATCAGATTAATGACATTTTGCCTTTTATCCGTAATACATCCTCCATTCTCGTTCATGGGTCGGGTAATTTACTGGCGCTAACGATTGCCTGTTCCATCCAGGAGCATGAGGGGGTTCGTTTTTACATTTGCGAAGGGCGGCCCGCGCGCAAGGGATATCCCCATGGCTCGGGCGAGCAGCTCCTAGAAAAGGTGCTTGCAACACCGGAAGGTGTGCGGCTAAAGGACAAGCTGCATAAGTATTGTACGATCGTGCCCGATAGCGGGGTTAGCTCGGTAATGAACAATGTGGACTTTGTCATTATGGGTGCGTACTGTGTGACAGAGCACGGTGGACTCGTTCACTCTACGGGCTCCCTTCAGATTGCCATAGTGGCCGCCTTCCGTAATGTTCCTTGCTACGTGGTGTGTGAGACGTTCAAGTTTGCGCACATTTTTCCTCTCAGCACCGACGATCTGAAACAGCCGGAGGATGGTGCAGGCGAAGTGGTTCCTTTGGTGGAGTTTGTGCCGCCGTCCATGATCACGCTAATCTTTTCCGAGCAGGGTATCATGCCGCCTTCTGCGGTCGCTGATGAGATGTTTCGCTTTCACACAGCGCCTTCGGCTCCAGGAAGGCGGCGATAAAAGGGCGCCTGTTTTAGCGTTGTATGTTAAGgtgtgtttgcgtgtgtgcatttTTAGTGCTACGCGCTGGGCTTGTGTGCTGGACGTGGTAAAGCAATTTTGCCGACGCTCTTACTGCACCTGCAGAGCTCTACTGCTCTTCGGTAAATCCTTCAAATCCCTGCAGTTGCTTTATGGCATACCTGCGTGAggatgtgtgtgtttctgtcTGCCTGGAAAAAGAGTGAGTCCGCACCTTTGTGTTGTCTTTTGAGTGTGTTTCTCCGTCATCGTTTCTCTCTGCTTTTGctctctgccgctgttgcttgCGCGCAAATCACGCTTTACAGGGAAAGGTTGATGGTGCTCTTGTTCTGAAGAGAAGGATAAACACACAAGCTTATAATCACGGTTACGTCATGCCTTGTAACTGCCGCCAAGGCACCGCACTGCACAGCCATGTTGGCGACCACCTTGCAAGCGAGGGGGTCTTTGGCCTCGGTGTTCCTATAAACGATGCTGTGGATCTGAGTGCAATCCAGCTGTGGAATAGCCGAAATACACCCTCGGAGGCTGGGCGGCTCTTCGATGTGAACAAATCCGCAAACCAGGACCcgatcagcagcgatgatgaCCAGGAACTGCTGATTAGCGCTCCGCTTTTGTCGGTGTGCCGCATAAAGGGTGTCTCGTTCGTGGCGCCAGCCAACGATACCGCACCGTCACGTGTCAAGATCTTTGTCAACCTCGTCAATGTGGCAGGGTTTAGCTCGGTCCAGCGGCTCGTTCcacaggagcagctgcagctggcagacggtggtggagaggagcgcaTCGTCTACCGGGTGAATGCAGCCAAGTTCTCTTCAGTTTCCTCGCTCACCTTCTTTTTCGATGAGAGCTTCAATGGGTCTGAGACGAACGTGCTGCGCATCGAACTGTTCGGAGAAAACACAGGCAAGTCAACGCATCAACAAGTGGCAACGAATATTGTCTACGAGGGGCGTGGGAATCCAGCAGATCACCAGAGCAGCGAAGAAAAGAAGTCACTGTTTGAGGTTAgatgagagagaaggagacTTGGAGTTATTGCTGGGTGCTTTCGATATTTGTATCCTCACTCTGCTCTGTAGGGATGATGGAATGTGCGGTTTACCAAATCAGCGCAGGATAAAAAAAGGAAGTTGAGTTTCtcgtgttttctttttgcggGCGACAGGAAGACCTGCTCGTGGTGAATCGTTGTATGGGCGGTTGCTTTCTACAGGCTAGTATCTGTAAAGGAGTATTTATATTGTATGTGGGTGCCTCTCACAACCGTTGCCTTTTCTTCTCGCTCTCATGTTGTTGCTGCTTGTCAAACGCACACAGGTTTGTCGTTAGTCGTTCTAtcttttttctctcgctGTTCTTAGGTCTTCTTACTGACTGGCGCACCCGACAGGAAAGGAAGAAAGCGAAAAGATGCTTCAGCGTCCTGATCATACTCTTCTGCAAGACCCTTCGTATCCGAAGGATATCGAGCAGAAGCTGACGGAGAATGGTCCAGCACAGGAAGGCAAGCAGTTGTTTAAGCCGGATCCCGCCGTGATTGATCCGCAGCTAAGCGAGGCCGTCTCTCTGGGCACAACAATTCTTGCTGTCTCGTACAAAGGTGGTGTTGTTCTTGCCGCTGACTCGCGCACTTCATCCGGCACATATGTCGTGAATCGTGCCAGCAACAAGCTGACGAAGCTGACGAAGAAGATTTACTGCTGCCGAAGTGGTTCTGCCGCGGATACACAGGCTCTTGCTGAGCGTGTCTCGAACTACCTTGGTAGCTATCAAACCGATATCGGCGCAGACGTGAATGTTGCCACGGCAGCGAATCTGTTTCACAAGATGTGCTATGTGAACAGGTGGAACATCTCGGCGGGCATTATCGTCGCTGGGTACGACCTGATCAACGGAGGGTCGGTGTACAGCATCCCATCTGGCGGGTCGTGCGTGAAGCTCGACTACGCacttggcggcagcggctccatTTTCTTGTATTCGTTCTTTGATGCCAACTATAAACCGGATATGTCAAAGAGCGAGTGCGTTGCCTTCTGCCAGCGCGCTGTCGCGCACGCGTACAGCCGCGACGGCTCCAGCGGCGGTCTGATTCGTACGATTACCCTCGACGCTGACGAGCCAGAGGACCAGACAGTCCCGTGGAACCGGTCACCCTACTGCATGGAGAAGGATCCCAAATATCAGGTGCAGGCCGTGCTGAACCcgcccttcagcagcagcgcgaagATTACTGGAAATCGGATGTCTTCGACAGTGTGAGAGCGAACTTCACTGCACGAGCCGCGTTATTATCTACGTGTTCCTTCGTTTTCATTTTCTTTCTGTATCTGACGTATGTAGGTGGACGTGCCTCTCTGGCTCTGACTTGTGAAAAGCTCTGCGGATGGAGTATTGAGATCGTGGCCAAGAGCAGCTAGATGAATAAAGAAAAAAGTACCGCGGATCGGGCAAGGGGTCGGATAGTGTGTTGTGTCACATCGGTGTCGCGCTCACGCGTCTGACTACTTCACAAGCATCTTTCTaggcgagagagcgaagcaGAACATGGTCTCTTCTGTACTcgtggctgtgtgtgtgtgaaaaGTGCGTCGTATTCTGTCCGGTTTTCTGGTCATAAGATGTTTTGTGTGTTCGAGATCTGGACCTTTGGGAAAGCGAAAACAGTCGTTCCTCCTGACGATGGTTTTTTTCACTCTGCTTCTCGATGACCGCTCCTCTTCCGATCTCCGTGTTGAACTCTTATTTTCTTTTGATAGATCCAACCCAGTAACGCGGCAGTCGCGTGCAATAGGGATGAGAGGGCGGCTCGTGCAAAAAGGCGCGGCGGCCCTCTACGCTGGTCCAAAGATTGCCTCCTACACCGATGCGTGCGAAGCCCCAGTCGAAATGTGGGAAGGAGCGATCCCGCTGAAACATGAGCGCGTGTTCAACGGGGGCGTTGTCACTCGCGTAGTAAAGAAAACATACTCCCACCCGCCGGAGATTCATCCGACCAACTTGAGCTTCAATGACATTGATTCCATGTACTGCTTGGGGAACGACGAGCTGATCAAGTACTTCCCGGAGGGCGTGGGTGGAAAGATGATGCAGCTCATGCCCCCAAGCCACCCACGCGGTTTCTTGTACCGGAAGCAGAGTCACCTCCTGAATTGCTTCATTGACAAGCTTCCTTTCTGGCAAAGCAAAGAAGGGGCGCTACGCTCTCTCACAAATGGCCGTCCCGGATTCATCATGGATGGTCCGACAGGGTCCGGCAAGAGCGCGCTGCTCTGCCAAGCAGTGCACTACGCACGCTCTCGCGACATCATTACCCTGTACATCGCAAACGCGAAGGCGTGGACGCATGGGGAGTGGTGCTGGCCTAGCACGATCTTGCCGGGCTTTTTCGATGCCCCTGATGCGGCACGAGAGTTTCTTCGCACGGTGGCAGAAGCGAATCGCTCTCTTTTTCAGGCATGGGAGCTGAGGGTGACGCCGCAGGACTTGCCTCTGGAGCACGGCGAGAAGCAGCCGCGCTCCCTTTACGACCTTTGCGAGTGGGGCCACCGCGCTGTTGCACCAGCGTCTATTGACCGGCAGAGCGTGTGTATCAAGTTTTTCTTCGACGAGATTAGAGCCGAGAAAACGAAGCCCATCATCATAGCCGTGGACGGGTGGAATCTGTTTTCCCACGAGACACACTTCCGCTACCCGCACCCTGACTTCTTACGTACTCTGACAACGCTGAACGACGGGTCGACGGACGTCGACCTCTACCCACAAGAGCTGCCTCGCATTCCGGCGTCGCGACTGAGCTTTGTGCGCGGCCTTAACAAGCTGATTCTCTCCAAGCAGGACCCCAACAAGTTTTTTATCACTTGCACTACGCGTGACTTCAAACCCTTCGACGGTGTCAGCGGATTCACCGACGTGGAAAACGACCGTTTCAAGAACAGCCTCGACGAGTACGCCTCGTATGACCCGGAGAAAGACTCCTTTTTTCACCCTATGCAGGTGGACAACTTTACCGAGTACGAGTACAGGGCGTTCCTCCGCTTCGCCATCAACTCTGGTGAGCTAGCGGGCCTCGGCTGGGGGCCGATGTGGCACTACTCAAGCGATTTTGAACGGAAGCTGTACAAGGTCGACTTTATGTCAGACCGCAACCCGCAGCGCGTCATCGATCACTATCATCAAGAGCTGGTGTGGCGCTACGAGTACAAGCGCACGCGGCAGAAGCAGTACCTGCTAGCGCGACGCAAGATGTGGCAGGGTGCCGAGGTGTCTAATCCACTGCGCAACGGCAAGTGAGAAGCTCGGGCGTCTCCTCAGTGCGTTGGAAGCAGGTTGGTCTTGTAGTCGGTCTCATGTCTTTTGGTCTTGCGTTTTTCCATTTTGAGCTGTTGCTATGCTAGTGGTTGTGAAGGATAAGTTGTAGCTGCGGCCGAGGAGTCTGCTGTGGATGGCTACATGATTGAAATAGCTCCGCATTTCCGTTCGTCTCGGACGCAACTCGAGCTATTCGAGACTCGTACTGAGAGTAGTTGCTGACGTGATCTTCAGGTGTACGCGGCTGTGCCGATGAAACGTTGCGCTTAAGGCATTGGTTCTTGTTCGGTGATGTGAAACCACGCTATCCTTGCGGTTTTTGCTGCCGGAGCAGAAGCAAAAGGACCGAGGGTTTGCCTATTCGAATGCGTATTAAATGTTCTGTGTTCCTCATCTTCCCAAACGCAACGAGAATCGCTCTTTGTTCCCTTTTCTATGTCTCACCGGCAGGCGActcaaaaaagaaaaagaacgGCGCCGTCCGTGTTCGTTGCTCCTTAGCAAAGCGGGCAGAAAACAGGAAAACGGCCTGTTGCTTGTCCTCGGGCTTGTACTAAGTGGGAGGCGGGCGAGCAGCTACAATGGCAAAGCGTGACAAGAGGCgcacggcgctggtgcaACAGAACTTTGACAGCCTGAAGAGGTTCTATGCGATTTcgcccttcgccgccgcggagcgAGCAACTCTCCCGCCTGTATACTGTGGTGTCTACAGTCGGCGCGCCGCTATGAATTCATACCACGTTGTAGGCTCCTCACGAGACCAGATCGTCTTGGAAGCCATGCGCACCTTTACTCCGTCGACGTGCACGAAGGAGGTGATGGATTTGTATCtagaggtggcggcgctggtgtcgCTCTACTTCGACAcgaaggagcagctgctggcgctgccagATGTTTGAGTGCCGTTCTCAGGTGAGCAGAGTACCTTtccgaaaaaagaaaaagatgcAAGAAAAAGTCACATGCAACTGGCCAGCGTCGTTCTCGTTTCACACGTGCTTTGCCGCACGAAGAGGGGCTTGGACCGTCTCGAAAGCCTCTACCGATATTGGCCGGCGTACGGTATCCCCGGTGACGGCCATATGGAATGCGAACGATCTAACTGCACTTAGTAAACCTCTCGCTTTGAAACTCCCTTTTATGCAATGAACTGCTCTCTCATTTTCTACGGCGTTTCTCGTTGGCGTGTCACATGTTTTTCTCTCACTAATGAGCGCGCCGTATCGCCTCAAAGAGCGTGTTCATGCGAGAGTATGGCGCAGCCACAGGAAAGCGCCAGTATTTCATCCGATGAACTAGTGGTCTGGAAAGCTGCCGAGCGAGTGAGGCAAGGCGCCTCTTTACACCTCTCACGGGTAGCTCGCTGTATCGCCTCTGCCACGAAATTGCTGAAGGTCGGAACAAAAGCGATGGAGCGAGTGGGCGGGAACACGATTGTGTTTGGCCCTATTCGTGGCCATGCTGCTGACTTTGCGAACATTCTACTAACGAAGGTGCTTCCGAATCGTTGCGTCAGAAATATTGTTTTCTTGGGCAACTACATCGATGGAGCACACCAGTCGCTGGGTGTCCTCTTCCTGATCTCGGCGCTTATTGTGTGCTCTCGGTTCCACATTGTACCTCTCATCGGCAAGCATGAAATGATGTACCCTATCCACCCGGAGACCTTCGGTTCTCTTCGGAACGAGATGCTTCTGTGCTGCACGCGCCGACGCCAGCCGCTGGAGCAGTACGAGAGTATCATGAAGGAATTCTTTTCTGCTCTCCCCATTGCGTGCGTGGTGGAGAACAAGTTCTTCTGCGTTGCCGGCGGGCCCTCCTCGAAGTTTCGCACACTGGAGGAGATCGAGTTGATAACGGTGACGCAGGAGGCATCGAAAGAGTTTGTCTTGAATGAACCAATggacgaggatgaggagcGCATCGCTGACGGATGCGCTTTTGTTGCATCACAGGGGAACGAGCTCGCCTTCCGCTATACGTTCAATGCTGCCTGCAACTTCCTGAGCCGCAACAAATTGGCAATGCTCATCGTTGGCATGGAGTACCATATGAGTCTTCCAGACTACGACAGCTTTTCTCGCCCGAACCATTACAAAGAATCAATCTACTTCCCCGGATACATCCTAGGTCGCTTCCACCCCGAGACGCAGTTGCCGGCAGTACTGTCGATGTTCTCCGCACCGTCGTTCTGCGGTGTGAACCGCAACAACGCGTGCATTGCGGAAATTACCGGCAACCGGTTggtggtgcaggagctggGCGTTTATGCGAAGCGCCCTCTTGTGACACCTGGCACGCAAGATCATGCCTTCTCGTGGGTGCAGCCGATGCTGGAGCGTGCCGTCGTGGCCATTGCCCGAGATATCAT of the Leishmania mexicana MHOM/GT/2001/U1103 complete genome, chromosome 12 genome contains:
- a CDS encoding putative translation initiation factor EIF-2b alpha subunit, whose protein sequence is MDVPSEDYDVSIMIKAIHEVQDVLTSRQFATFSEVDTEIGKTLKRYEAFGDGFERFHVNLTKDALQSNDLQKSLKDMDKRCQDRLRDCASSQKDQINDILPFIRNTSSILVHGSGNLLALTIACSIQEHEGVRFYICEGRPARKGYPHGSGEQLLEKVLATPEGVRLKDKLHKYCTIVPDSGVSSVMNNVDFVIMGAYCVTEHGGLVHSTGSLQIAIVAAFRNVPCYVVCETFKFAHIFPLSTDDLKQPEDGAGEVVPLVEFVPPSMITLIFSEQGIMPPSAVADEMFRFHTAPSAPGRRR
- a CDS encoding putative proteasome beta-1 subunit, with protein sequence MLQRPDHTLLQDPSYPKDIEQKLTENGPAQEGKQLFKPDPAVIDPQLSEAVSLGTTILAVSYKGGVVLAADSRTSSGTYVVNRASNKLTKLTKKIYCCRSGSAADTQALAERVSNYLGSYQTDIGADVNVATAANLFHKMCYVNRWNISAGIIVAGYDLINGGSVYSIPSGGSCVKLDYALGGSGSIFLYSFFDANYKPDMSKSECVAFCQRAVAHAYSRDGSSGGLIRTITLDADEPEDQTVPWNRSPYCMEKDPKYQVQAVLNPPFSSSAKITGNRMSSTV